A genomic segment from Klebsiella africana encodes:
- a CDS encoding glycosyltransferase family 4 protein: MKQRILIIIENAFSFAGTENVCNFMTDCYGPDNEVIILSLKGKGDTFYKFEHVKKIISLEGIGASTYSIIKHVQDINPDYVFVISMGKLSVLYAFLSFFSFKRLNNTFACEHVSYSSFPWYVKLLKVFTLRFYKKVIVLTERDSKKLTSLAIKNLKISNPVHMKNIMRTEKPKIVLAIGRLEYQKGIDRLISIWFLFNKKHPDWILNIAGTGSCEHQLIDQVKKQNLEGSIFFLGKVKNVDELYNNAGIYAMTSRYEGLPMVLLEAKSWSLPVVAFDCPTGPREIINHGEDGFLIEDGDIDVFVEKLCLLAEEDDIYFKFCSNIKNTSNQFSIETIKKQWKMLISK, translated from the coding sequence ATGAAGCAGAGAATACTAATTATTATAGAGAACGCATTTTCTTTCGCGGGAACTGAAAATGTGTGTAATTTCATGACTGATTGTTATGGTCCAGATAATGAAGTAATAATACTCTCTTTGAAAGGAAAAGGAGATACATTTTATAAATTTGAACATGTCAAAAAAATTATCAGCCTTGAAGGTATTGGTGCTTCAACTTACAGTATTATAAAACATGTTCAGGATATAAATCCAGACTATGTTTTTGTAATAAGTATGGGTAAACTTTCTGTACTGTATGCGTTTCTTTCATTTTTTAGTTTTAAAAGGTTGAATAATACATTTGCATGTGAACATGTATCATATTCTTCTTTTCCATGGTATGTTAAATTACTTAAAGTATTCACCTTACGTTTTTATAAAAAAGTTATCGTTCTGACTGAAAGAGATTCAAAAAAATTAACTTCTTTAGCTATTAAAAACCTGAAGATTTCTAATCCAGTTCATATGAAAAATATCATGAGAACGGAAAAGCCTAAAATAGTACTGGCGATAGGAAGATTAGAATATCAAAAAGGAATTGATAGATTAATTAGTATTTGGTTTTTATTTAATAAAAAACATCCGGACTGGATACTCAATATAGCCGGAACAGGAAGTTGTGAGCATCAATTAATAGATCAGGTAAAGAAACAAAACTTAGAGGGATCTATATTTTTCCTTGGTAAAGTAAAAAATGTAGATGAACTATATAATAATGCTGGTATTTATGCAATGACCTCACGGTATGAGGGCTTACCTATGGTTTTGTTGGAAGCTAAATCGTGGTCATTACCAGTTGTAGCATTCGATTGTCCAACAGGCCCAAGAGAGATAATAAATCATGGTGAAGATGGGTTCCTTATAGAAGATGGTGATATTGACGTTTTTGTGGAAAAACTATGCTTATTAGCAGAAGAAGATGATATATATTTCAAGTTTTGTTCAAATATTAAAAATACCTCCAATCAATTTTCAATAGAAACAATTAAAAAGCAATGGAAAATGCTCATTAGTAAATAA
- a CDS encoding oligosaccharide flippase family protein — protein MANQEVSSRKVFTGFIWFIISKLFPALSGLIIFFVTSRAITAEDLGLITLSVSIITFIIYLSYNGFCDAIIQIKELKQKHINTVFFLNTISSSILFTISAVVIFMLTYFGVFPKRLNYIYIILGLKCLLDTFSLLPVALLARQMEFKAIGIRTLYSSIISALVALPVFYYFGSISALIVNYLTSSILGFIIAWNSSPYPLIIKFDRESYKDLRHIGVTTTAAKLISSVSFDNIFIGFFGSGVTLGLYSFSKRVFGIFTDILSGGISSVTYPLYASLQDDKNKLKESFLKATFLSALVGIPAYTGLILLSPSLIPLFFGSQWNGAVPVLQISCLLGFITCIGSLQTSLIKGVGKSMWILKYQCAQQILTILIAILFSSQGPTVVMAMITIKTFLVWPFTIFYITKLLSISVFSYLRNLFKPFLSGAVLVCVFYLLKFLLGSINPYLFVVLEIFICAVFYILSILILARREIIIMLSGLKK, from the coding sequence ATGGCGAATCAAGAAGTTAGTAGTAGAAAGGTTTTTACAGGGTTCATCTGGTTTATTATTAGCAAGTTATTTCCGGCACTGAGCGGACTGATAATTTTCTTCGTGACGTCTAGAGCTATTACAGCTGAAGATCTTGGATTAATTACATTATCAGTTTCGATAATAACCTTTATAATATACTTAAGTTATAATGGCTTTTGTGATGCAATAATACAAATTAAAGAACTTAAACAAAAACATATAAATACTGTTTTTTTTCTAAACACAATATCATCAAGTATTTTGTTTACGATAAGTGCTGTGGTCATTTTTATGTTAACATATTTTGGGGTTTTCCCAAAACGGTTAAACTATATATATATAATCTTAGGTTTGAAATGCTTATTAGATACATTCTCTCTTCTCCCGGTTGCTCTGTTAGCCAGGCAAATGGAATTTAAGGCGATTGGTATACGTACATTATACTCATCAATTATTTCTGCATTAGTTGCACTTCCTGTTTTTTACTATTTTGGTTCTATATCTGCTTTAATTGTAAATTATTTAACTTCTTCTATTTTAGGTTTTATCATTGCTTGGAACTCATCACCGTATCCACTAATTATAAAATTTGATAGGGAAAGCTACAAAGATTTAAGACATATTGGGGTTACGACAACTGCCGCAAAGTTAATATCAAGTGTTAGCTTTGATAACATATTTATTGGTTTTTTTGGTTCTGGAGTAACTTTAGGATTATATTCTTTTAGTAAAAGAGTATTCGGTATATTTACTGATATATTATCGGGTGGTATCTCTTCTGTTACTTATCCATTATATGCTTCATTACAAGATGATAAAAATAAGCTTAAAGAATCATTTCTTAAAGCAACCTTCCTTTCAGCACTTGTCGGTATTCCTGCTTACACTGGTTTAATTCTACTATCTCCTTCATTAATTCCATTATTTTTTGGTTCACAATGGAATGGAGCAGTGCCTGTACTACAAATAAGTTGTTTATTAGGATTCATAACATGCATTGGTTCTCTGCAAACATCTTTAATTAAAGGTGTCGGTAAATCAATGTGGATTCTAAAATATCAATGCGCACAGCAGATCCTTACCATACTTATAGCTATCTTATTTTCTTCACAAGGACCAACAGTTGTAATGGCGATGATAACAATAAAAACATTTTTAGTTTGGCCCTTCACTATCTTTTATATAACAAAACTGCTATCAATTTCAGTTTTCTCTTATCTTAGAAATCTATTCAAACCATTTTTAAGTGGTGCTGTTCTTGTATGCGTCTTTTATCTTCTGAAATTTTTATTAGGATCCATCAATCCGTATTTGTTTGTGGTGCTTGAAATTTTTATATGTGCTGTTTTCTATATATTGTCTATTCTCATACTTGCAAGGCGCGAGATCATTATTATGCTTTCTGGTCTTAAGAAATAA
- a CDS encoding glycosyltransferase family 2 protein codes for MPAYNCEDTIKKSILSVINQTYTNWHLYIINDCSVDNTSIVLEDYILNDKITIIENEENIGAAGSRNRGITLSTEPVIAFIDSDDLWNENKLLLQIEEIAKGEKFIITDYDYIEQSTQRSFPVSWGKKYLTERDFLKKKFRVCFSSLLYIRCENQFKKIGHEDFVFLFELFKLYGDAKVINKNLVSYISVENSLSSNKKKAIIWHVNCLKYIFNDNYLKVFYYFLYYMVNGVLFKRKKR; via the coding sequence ATGCCTGCATATAATTGCGAGGATACAATAAAAAAATCAATCCTATCAGTTATTAATCAAACGTATACAAATTGGCATTTATACATAATTAATGATTGCTCGGTGGATAATACTTCTATTGTTCTTGAAGATTATATTCTTAATGATAAAATCACAATTATAGAAAATGAAGAAAATATTGGGGCTGCTGGTAGTCGAAATCGAGGAATTACTCTAAGTACTGAACCTGTTATAGCTTTTATTGATAGTGATGATTTATGGAATGAGAATAAATTATTATTACAAATCGAAGAAATAGCTAAAGGTGAAAAATTTATAATTACTGATTATGATTACATTGAGCAATCTACTCAACGATCTTTCCCTGTATCATGGGGGAAAAAGTATCTAACTGAAAGAGATTTTTTGAAAAAAAAGTTTAGAGTCTGTTTTTCTTCATTATTGTACATCAGGTGTGAAAATCAATTTAAAAAAATAGGACATGAAGATTTCGTTTTTTTATTTGAACTTTTTAAATTATATGGGGATGCAAAAGTTATAAATAAAAATCTAGTATCATATATTTCAGTCGAAAATTCACTTTCATCTAATAAGAAAAAGGCCATTATATGGCATGTGAATTGTTTGAAATATATTTTTAATGATAATTACTTAAAGGTTTTTTATTATTTTCTTTACTATATGGTAAATGGAGTGTTGTTTAAAAGGAAAAAAAGATGA
- a CDS encoding polysaccharide biosynthesis tyrosine autokinase — protein sequence MSSLKSNKPINDSDELDLGRVIGEIFDHRKLIIAVTSLFTLIALLYALLATPIYQADALIQVEQKQGNAILSSLSQVFPDSQPQSAPEITLLQSRMILGKTVDDLNLQVKVEELFFPVIGQGLARLFNKTKNTIQVPKLFISPNMYDDNFITLTVKNDHRYSITGKNIDFDGEIGQLIDKNGIRIQVDSINAEPGTKFLLTYTSRINAINYLRDSLLIADQGKDTGMLTISLLGSDPDLIKRVIDSISDNYLEQNIARQAAQDAKSLDFLNQQLPKVRTELNESEDKLNTYRRQKDSVDLSLEAKSVLDQIVNVDNQLNELTFKESEISQLYTQEHPTYKALMEKRKILQDERAKLNKRVSTMPETQQEVLRLSRDVESGRAVYMQLLNRQQELNIAKSSAIGNVRIIDNAVTQPKPVKPKKLIIIAIGLISGFAISLGVVFLRTFLRKGIESPEQLEDLGITVYASIPVAEVLSNRAKQPSKIRFKKEEDANYTYLATSHPTDLAIEAIRGLRTSLHFAMMEARNNILMISGASPNAGKTFVSSNLGGVIAQTGKKILFIDADLRKGYTHKIFNESNENGLSEYLSGKIKLEDTIKHLGSEGFDFISRGMAPPNPAELLMHRRFGELIKWVSQAYDMVIIDTPPILAVTDAAIIGNYVGTTLLVARFEQNTTKELEVSIKRFEQSGVAIKGCILNGVIKKASSYYGYGYAHYGYSYKDEK from the coding sequence ATGTCATCATTAAAAAGTAACAAACCTATTAATGATTCAGATGAGCTAGATCTGGGTCGTGTTATCGGTGAAATATTCGACCATAGAAAATTAATAATCGCAGTAACCTCACTATTTACGCTTATCGCGCTTCTATATGCCTTACTTGCTACCCCAATATATCAGGCGGATGCATTGATACAGGTTGAACAAAAGCAAGGTAACGCGATACTTAGCAGTCTGAGCCAAGTCTTTCCTGATAGTCAGCCTCAATCAGCACCTGAAATTACACTGCTGCAGTCACGAATGATATTGGGTAAGACCGTAGATGATTTAAATTTACAAGTCAAGGTCGAAGAATTATTTTTCCCCGTTATTGGTCAAGGATTAGCACGTCTTTTTAATAAAACAAAAAATACTATTCAGGTACCTAAACTTTTTATTTCACCGAATATGTATGATGATAATTTTATTACTTTGACAGTTAAAAATGATCATCGATACAGTATTACTGGTAAAAATATAGATTTTGATGGAGAAATTGGTCAGCTCATTGATAAGAACGGGATAAGGATTCAAGTTGATAGTATAAATGCTGAACCCGGCACAAAATTTCTGTTAACTTATACATCTCGCATAAATGCAATAAACTATTTACGGGATTCATTACTCATCGCAGATCAAGGTAAAGATACCGGGATGTTAACGATATCTCTTCTTGGCAGTGATCCAGATTTAATTAAAAGAGTCATTGATAGTATAAGTGACAATTACTTAGAACAAAATATTGCACGCCAAGCAGCTCAAGATGCAAAGAGTTTGGATTTTTTAAATCAACAATTGCCAAAAGTCAGAACGGAATTAAATGAATCTGAAGATAAATTAAATACGTACAGAAGGCAGAAAGATTCAGTAGACCTTTCTCTGGAAGCTAAATCGGTTTTAGATCAAATAGTAAATGTTGATAATCAACTTAATGAGTTGACGTTTAAAGAGTCTGAAATATCGCAATTATATACACAAGAACATCCTACCTATAAAGCCTTGATGGAAAAGAGGAAAATTTTACAAGATGAAAGAGCAAAGCTGAATAAACGAGTATCAACAATGCCTGAAACTCAGCAAGAGGTTTTGAGGTTGAGTCGTGATGTAGAATCAGGCAGAGCTGTTTATATGCAATTGTTAAATCGTCAGCAAGAGTTGAATATCGCAAAGTCGAGTGCAATAGGTAATGTCAGAATAATTGACAATGCTGTAACACAGCCAAAACCGGTAAAACCTAAAAAATTAATCATTATAGCGATTGGCCTAATTTCAGGCTTTGCAATATCGCTAGGTGTTGTATTCTTAAGAACTTTCTTGCGTAAAGGAATAGAGTCTCCCGAACAGCTTGAGGATTTAGGGATAACGGTATATGCAAGTATACCTGTAGCTGAGGTATTATCAAATCGGGCTAAGCAACCAAGTAAAATCAGGTTTAAAAAGGAAGAGGATGCTAATTATACTTATCTGGCGACTAGTCATCCAACAGATCTGGCTATAGAGGCAATAAGAGGACTTCGAACGAGTCTACATTTTGCAATGATGGAAGCTCGCAATAATATATTAATGATCTCTGGTGCAAGTCCAAACGCAGGAAAAACTTTTGTAAGTTCAAACTTAGGGGGCGTTATAGCACAGACGGGTAAAAAAATACTATTTATTGATGCCGATCTAAGAAAAGGCTATACGCATAAAATATTTAACGAGTCAAATGAAAATGGATTGTCTGAGTATCTTTCGGGTAAAATAAAATTAGAAGACACAATTAAGCATCTTGGTTCTGAAGGTTTTGATTTCATTTCGAGAGGTATGGCACCACCAAATCCAGCTGAACTTTTGATGCATCGACGTTTTGGTGAACTTATTAAATGGGTCAGTCAGGCATATGATATGGTGATAATTGATACACCGCCTATTCTGGCTGTTACCGATGCAGCTATTATAGGTAATTATGTTGGAACTACTTTACTTGTTGCAAGGTTTGAACAAAATACAACTAAAGAGTTAGAAGTTAGTATAAAAAGATTTGAGCAAAGTGGCGTTGCAATAAAAGGATGTATCTTAAATGGAGTTATAAAAAAAGCAAGTAGTTACTATGGTTATGGCTATGCCCATTATGGTTATTCCTATAAAGATGAAAAATAA
- a CDS encoding polysaccharide pyruvyl transferase family protein — MKVFYYKSKNGNFGDDINSWLWDRLLPDFFDNDENTRLSGIGTIIDSYMPQARKWYVLSSGVGYGFPPSHFGKDNWNILCVRGPLSANILNLPAEKFITDGAAFLNKIPEFSPTSEKERKGIIFIPHHYAVHAGEWEKVCKLAGVEFVNPESDSKYVLNKIRNAKLVLADAMHAAIIADAFRVPWVPMVTSPQINTFKWLDWTSTIEQRYTPIVLGSSSLKEMVRSKGLFLHGEKYYNNNCDVESSIKQFKIQRKIKSHTLWPLYRKPASFLANRVAINAASLVEKLDKSLNQKFIDESVKIMISASQQHGFLSDDKIFESNLGRLCDCLYLLKK; from the coding sequence TTGAAAGTATTTTATTATAAGTCTAAAAATGGTAATTTTGGTGATGATATTAATAGTTGGTTGTGGGATAGATTACTGCCCGATTTTTTTGATAACGATGAAAATACAAGGCTTTCAGGTATAGGTACTATTATTGATTCTTATATGCCGCAAGCAAGAAAGTGGTATGTATTATCAAGTGGTGTAGGATATGGCTTCCCTCCCTCTCATTTTGGGAAAGATAATTGGAATATACTATGTGTACGTGGCCCATTGTCAGCTAATATACTTAATTTACCTGCGGAAAAATTTATAACTGATGGAGCAGCCTTTTTAAATAAAATCCCTGAGTTTTCGCCCACATCTGAGAAGGAAAGAAAAGGGATAATTTTTATCCCACATCATTATGCTGTTCATGCAGGGGAATGGGAAAAAGTTTGTAAACTTGCTGGCGTTGAATTTGTAAACCCCGAAAGCGATTCTAAATATGTTTTAAATAAGATTAGAAATGCTAAATTAGTACTGGCTGATGCTATGCATGCAGCTATTATTGCTGATGCTTTTCGCGTCCCTTGGGTTCCGATGGTAACTTCTCCTCAAATTAATACATTTAAATGGCTTGACTGGACCTCAACTATTGAACAAAGATATACTCCCATAGTACTAGGGAGCAGCTCCTTAAAAGAAATGGTAAGGAGCAAAGGTTTATTTTTACATGGAGAAAAATACTACAATAATAATTGTGATGTAGAGTCCTCCATCAAACAATTTAAAATTCAAAGAAAAATAAAATCCCACACTCTTTGGCCTTTATATCGGAAACCTGCCAGTTTTCTAGCTAATCGAGTTGCAATAAATGCGGCTTCTTTAGTCGAGAAACTTGATAAATCATTAAATCAAAAGTTTATAGATGAAAGCGTTAAAATAATGATTAGCGCCTCACAGCAACATGGTTTCCTAAGTGATGACAAAATCTTTGAAAGTAATTTAGGGCGTTTATGCGATTGTCTCTATTTACTAAAGAAATGA
- a CDS encoding EpsG family protein gives MQLRRESLLSLIVTFFSPLIGAVLSLLTYKRGHEKNLFVSLSLFAFAVTYFIPPLQDLYRRYTLNYLPYSENTTYIDAITGHVDILMYVVLLFFKKNNIPFFWAPALEAAFSVYLGLSAVNTAIKDKPYKNKQKAFVFFLSFLMINFVGIALGLRFGFAVSLFTYAAIKIIYKERVILSYLFLLLSVCTHFSMLIPVAALIASMFYSVNKKITPVYCLLAYLAGTFVFFSLFNSIQLGNINDYAQAGYIDGKFANADTTGNAMIMSIFRFTFFFVLYITYYFSNNTYISNGELRLEKFINLMLITCFLMTVSFSAFSRYMNGVLLYFIFVYIMARFFISYKKGVKLIIIFFIILNFALQYVYAQRRALVFGEMWRGLYTPVIYSLYYSNDDLKIYLKNIDADGDVSGYGYPSN, from the coding sequence ATGCAATTGAGAAGGGAGAGTCTTTTATCTCTTATAGTTACCTTTTTTTCACCCTTAATTGGTGCCGTTTTATCATTATTAACCTATAAACGTGGTCATGAAAAAAATTTATTCGTCTCATTAAGTCTATTTGCATTTGCAGTTACGTATTTTATTCCCCCGCTTCAAGATCTTTATCGACGTTATACTCTTAATTATTTGCCTTACTCGGAGAATACAACCTATATTGATGCTATTACAGGTCATGTTGATATTTTAATGTATGTTGTTTTGTTGTTTTTCAAAAAAAATAACATTCCATTTTTTTGGGCTCCTGCATTAGAGGCTGCTTTTTCGGTTTATTTAGGTCTGTCAGCTGTAAATACAGCCATAAAAGATAAACCATATAAAAATAAGCAAAAGGCTTTTGTTTTTTTCCTTTCTTTTTTAATGATTAATTTTGTAGGTATTGCTCTTGGGTTACGTTTCGGCTTCGCTGTAAGTCTTTTTACATATGCAGCGATTAAAATTATTTATAAAGAGCGAGTAATCTTAAGTTACTTATTTTTGCTACTATCTGTTTGTACGCATTTCTCGATGCTAATACCAGTTGCAGCTTTGATTGCAAGTATGTTTTATAGTGTAAATAAAAAAATCACGCCTGTTTATTGTTTACTGGCTTATCTAGCAGGCACTTTTGTGTTTTTTTCATTATTTAATTCTATACAATTAGGGAATATAAATGATTACGCGCAAGCCGGTTATATAGATGGTAAATTTGCTAATGCCGATACTACCGGAAATGCAATGATAATGAGTATATTCAGATTTACATTTTTCTTTGTCCTCTATATTACTTATTATTTTTCCAATAATACCTATATCTCTAATGGCGAGTTAAGGTTGGAGAAATTCATTAACTTAATGTTAATAACATGTTTTTTAATGACGGTTTCTTTTTCGGCTTTCAGTCGTTATATGAATGGTGTATTACTGTATTTCATTTTTGTTTATATAATGGCAAGGTTTTTTATTTCATATAAAAAAGGTGTTAAGTTAATAATCATCTTTTTTATAATTTTAAACTTTGCGCTACAATATGTTTATGCACAAAGGCGAGCATTAGTATTTGGTGAGATGTGGAGAGGTCTTTATACACCAGTAATATATTCTTTATATTATTCTAATGATGATCTTAAAATATATTTAAAAAATATTGATGCTGATGGCGATGTAAGTGGTTATGGTTATCCGTCTAATTAA
- a CDS encoding glycoside hydrolase family 43 protein: MKLKYLLVFTFWSISCYANNTSFNPGEMWLDDNGNKINAHGGQVIKVNDLYYWIGENRDTGRKNTGKVNEYSSKDLYNWKNEGVILDLSRLPGKYSVERPKIIYNRKSKKFIMWFHLELNGKYRTAKAGVAISNSINGPFKLVNQLWPNAGVLPMSTQYAVAANNLKNNIMDADTKFESRIATGNVLRDMTAFVDDDDKAYIIYSSDGNKSIQIAELNDDYTTFNGRYIRILIGEMNEAPTLVKHDNRYFLITSGVNGFGPASARLSFSDNIFGNWKSSGSPVKDSSKNNISTTFFSQGTYILKVNSQEGNKYIFMADRWDPDNLNNSTYVWLPLTFENNLPTIKWHDKWQY, from the coding sequence ATGAAACTTAAATATTTATTGGTTTTTACTTTTTGGTCAATTAGTTGTTATGCCAATAATACATCATTCAACCCTGGGGAAATGTGGTTGGATGATAATGGAAATAAAATTAATGCACATGGTGGTCAAGTTATAAAAGTCAATGATCTATATTACTGGATCGGAGAGAATCGAGATACTGGTCGTAAGAATACAGGTAAGGTTAATGAATATTCCTCTAAGGATTTATATAATTGGAAAAATGAGGGAGTAATCTTGGATCTTTCAAGATTGCCCGGGAAGTATTCTGTTGAACGACCTAAGATAATTTATAATAGAAAATCTAAAAAATTTATCATGTGGTTTCATTTAGAGTTAAATGGCAAATATAGAACAGCTAAAGCGGGTGTTGCTATATCAAACTCAATAAATGGCCCTTTTAAATTGGTTAATCAGTTATGGCCGAATGCTGGTGTTCTACCAATGAGTACTCAGTACGCAGTTGCTGCCAATAATTTGAAGAATAATATAATGGATGCTGATACGAAATTTGAATCGAGGATTGCAACAGGTAATGTGCTTAGAGATATGACTGCATTTGTCGATGATGACGATAAAGCGTATATAATCTATTCTTCTGATGGAAATAAGTCGATACAAATTGCAGAGCTCAATGATGATTATACAACTTTTAATGGCCGTTATATCAGGATCCTGATAGGAGAGATGAATGAGGCACCAACCTTAGTAAAACATGATAATCGATATTTTCTCATTACCTCTGGCGTAAATGGTTTTGGACCGGCTTCGGCTCGCTTATCATTTTCAGACAACATTTTTGGAAATTGGAAATCATCCGGTTCACCAGTAAAAGACTCTTCTAAAAATAATATAAGTACAACTTTTTTCAGTCAGGGAACATATATATTAAAAGTTAACTCACAAGAGGGCAATAAATATATATTTATGGCAGATCGTTGGGACCCCGATAATTTAAATAATAGCACATATGTTTGGTTGCCATTGACATTTGAAAATAATCTACCGACAATAAAATGGCATGATAAGTGGCAATATTAA
- the wbaP gene encoding undecaprenyl-phosphate galactose phosphotransferase WbaP: MSPFGRNIIVSSALALSDIITFAITPFIAIFILSFAFYDFDKIAPVEQYRGWVVLHCLLAFCCVSWFSIRLRHYFYRKTFWYELKEILRTLVIFAVIEIAVLAFASWAFSRYLWILSWLITFLLVPVSRMIVKRLLDALGLWERDTWIVGNGKNAYEAYKAIKSEHNLGLVIVGFICDTKSDENKTIEGLPVVYGDEKWLSSKDKRTQFILAVESNQSDIRNTWLRDLMIKGYRYVSVIPTLRGMPLDSTDVSFIFSHEVMIFRVQQNLAKWSSRFMKRCFDIAGSLTIILVLSPLLIYITTKVKKDGGPAIYGHERVGKNGHKFKCLKFRSMVINSQEVLSKLLENDPVARVEWDTTFKLKNDPRVTSIGGFLRRTSLDELPQLFNVLRGEMSLVGPRPIITDELARYNDEVAYYLLSKPGMTGLWQVSGRSDVDYDTRVYLDAWYVKNWSMWNDIAILFKTVGVVLKRDGAY; the protein is encoded by the coding sequence ATGTCACCTTTCGGTAGGAATATAATAGTTAGTTCAGCTCTGGCTTTATCCGATATCATTACATTTGCGATAACGCCTTTCATAGCTATTTTTATTTTATCCTTTGCATTCTATGATTTTGATAAAATAGCTCCTGTCGAACAATACCGGGGATGGGTTGTACTTCACTGTTTATTGGCTTTTTGCTGTGTTTCTTGGTTTTCAATTAGACTACGTCATTATTTTTACAGGAAAACATTTTGGTATGAATTGAAGGAAATTTTACGTACCTTGGTTATCTTTGCCGTAATTGAGATAGCTGTTCTGGCATTCGCATCATGGGCGTTCTCGAGATATTTATGGATATTATCATGGCTCATTACATTTTTGCTTGTGCCTGTTTCGCGAATGATAGTTAAACGACTTCTTGATGCTTTAGGGCTTTGGGAACGGGATACATGGATTGTAGGTAATGGCAAGAATGCGTATGAGGCATACAAAGCAATAAAAAGCGAGCACAATTTAGGCTTGGTTATCGTAGGGTTTATTTGTGATACAAAATCAGATGAAAATAAAACTATCGAAGGGCTTCCGGTAGTTTATGGCGATGAAAAATGGTTATCTTCTAAAGATAAAAGGACACAATTTATTTTGGCGGTAGAATCTAACCAAAGTGATATAAGAAATACTTGGCTTAGAGATTTAATGATCAAAGGATATAGATACGTGTCGGTCATCCCAACGCTTAGGGGAATGCCGCTGGATAGTACGGATGTATCTTTTATATTTAGTCATGAGGTCATGATTTTCCGTGTGCAGCAAAATCTAGCAAAATGGTCATCACGCTTTATGAAACGATGCTTTGATATTGCAGGTTCCTTGACTATTATACTAGTTCTATCACCATTATTAATTTATATTACAACAAAAGTCAAAAAAGACGGTGGACCAGCTATATATGGTCATGAAAGGGTTGGGAAAAACGGGCATAAGTTTAAATGTCTCAAATTCCGATCTATGGTAATAAATTCGCAAGAAGTACTATCTAAGCTTTTAGAAAATGACCCAGTGGCGAGGGTTGAATGGGATACTACGTTTAAATTAAAAAATGATCCTCGTGTCACATCTATTGGAGGATTTCTTAGGCGTACAAGCTTAGATGAACTACCTCAATTATTTAATGTTCTTAGAGGGGAAATGAGCTTAGTAGGACCTAGACCAATCATAACTGACGAGTTAGCGCGCTATAACGATGAGGTAGCCTACTACCTCTTAAGCAAACCAGGAATGACGGGTTTATGGCAGGTAAGCGGTAGAAGTGATGTTGATTATGATACACGCGTTTATTTAGATGCATGGTACGTAAAAAATTGGTCTATGTGGAATGATATTGCGATTTTGTTTAAAACTGTAGGTGTAGTTTTGAAGCGCGATGGTGCCTATTAA